CACCTCGCTCGAGCACTGGCTTTGCGTCAGACCGGCATCGTCGGTCTTTTGATCAAGGATATCTCGAATCCGTTGTACGGCCAAATCGCTCTGGGTGTTGAGCAGGCGTGTGAACAAAAGCAGTACACCGTGATCATCGGCAACACGCATAAACAATGGCAGCGCGAAGTACGCTACGTCTCCCTGCTTAAACAGCGGCGTCTGGACGGTCTCATTCTGCTGCCTCTGCAAAAGGGGGTGGACCTCGGCCATATTTATGAGCTGAAGCAAGCGCACTTTCCCTTTATTCTGCTGGGCGAAGTGCCGGGCATTGATGCGGATGTGGTGCGCGCCGACGATGAGCAGGGGGCGAGGATTGCCACTGAGCATCTGATTCGTCTGGGCAGGAAAAACATCGCCTATCTCAATGGGCCGGATACCGCTCTGGCTGGCGACCGGCGTTGCCGCGGGTATCAGACTGCGCTGGCCGCTCACGATCTGGTAGCCAAGCCGGAGTTGGTGTGGCCGGGCGGTTGGCGGCTGCAGGACGGGTATGGGGCCGGCCGCCAGTTCGGCGGTTCTCCGGCAGCCCGCGTCGACGCAGTGCTGTGTTACAACGATTCCTTGGCCATCGGCTTTATGCGCGCTCTGACCGAGCAGGGCATTCGTGTTCCCGATGATGTCGCGGTGGTGGGATTCGACGATGCCGGACTGGGCGGTTACCTGCAAACCGCGTTGACGACGGTCGCGCAGCCCGCCCTGGAGATCGGACGATGCAGCGCCGATCTTTTGCTGCAGCGCATCGCTGCCAAGGAGAATGAAGGGACCACGCAAAAACTTTATCTGACCACCCACCTGGTCGTTCGCGAATCATGCGGAGCGCTCAGCCGCGGCTCTTTTCACAGCAGTGCCGCGGATCCATCCCTTATCGAGCAGACGGTGGGCAACCATCAATTGCAGGAGGTCGCAACGTGAGTTTCTTGGAAGAAATGTTCAGTCTCAAAGGCTGCGTGGCCGTGGTCATCGGCGGCGGCGGGGTTGTCGCCGGCGCCATGGCGGACGGACTGGCCAAAGCCGGGGCGGATATCGCTATTCTGGATTTATCATTGGAAAACGCTCAGGCAGCGGCTCAGCGCGCCGAAGCGTTGGGAGTGCGCAGCCTCGCGCTGCAGTTGGACGCCACCTCCAAGGAGGGGTTGAGCAGAGCAGAAGCCGCTGTGACGGAGGCACTCGGCGATGCGACCATTTTGATCAACGCGCCGGGCGTCAATTCCAGCACGCCGTTCTTTGCTATCCCGGAAGAGGAATTCGACAAAATTATGAGGGTGAATTTAAAGAGCATGTTTCTGGCCTGTCAGATATTCGGTAAAAAGATGGTGACCGGCGGCAAGGGCGGAAGCA
The DNA window shown above is from bacterium and carries:
- a CDS encoding LacI family transcriptional regulator, giving the protein MAGLIYLNYLKRFKVLMTIQDIARLAGVSSATVSGVLNNSPLVSAKTAKRVLAIIEEHNYQPNHLARALALRQTGIVGLLIKDISNPLYGQIALGVEQACEQKQYTVIIGNTHKQWQREVRYVSLLKQRRLDGLILLPLQKGVDLGHIYELKQAHFPFILLGEVPGIDADVVRADDEQGARIATEHLIRLGRKNIAYLNGPDTALAGDRRCRGYQTALAAHDLVAKPELVWPGGWRLQDGYGAGRQFGGSPAARVDAVLCYNDSLAIGFMRALTEQGIRVPDDVAVVGFDDAGLGGYLQTALTTVAQPALEIGRCSADLLLQRIAAKENEGTTQKLYLTTHLVVRESCGALSRGSFHSSAADPSLIEQTVGNHQLQEVAT
- a CDS encoding SDR family NAD(P)-dependent oxidoreductase; the encoded protein is MFSLKGCVAVVIGGGGVVAGAMADGLAKAGADIAILDLSLENAQAAAQRAEALGVRSLALQLDATSKEGLSRAEAAVTEALGDATILINAPGVNSSTPFFAIPEEEFDKIMRVNLKSMFLACQIFGKKMVTGGKGGS